From the genome of Papaver somniferum cultivar HN1 chromosome 2, ASM357369v1, whole genome shotgun sequence, one region includes:
- the LOC113352741 gene encoding protein ENHANCED PSEUDOMONAS SUSCEPTIBILTY 1-like codes for MNINNTKAVLFEGLVEKCFHFTATSISKLKARANSEIISETKQNTVISSLQAVLAFLWIAVLRATSNLHTSFDEIKETMFAFAVNNKTKLIPPLPEAYSGNSITHVNVTATDDEVLKRGFGFLASLLNKVVNSINDGKIRSTFETMTKIPFIINDEAGTRKKVLMARSSHRFNMYGIDFGWGRPIAIKTGISGKSNGMTILNEGPVEGSIDIDISLPIEVFEAMENDAEFMEAFLY; via the coding sequence ATGAATATCAACAATACTAAAGCTGTACTGTTTGAGGGTCTTGTAGAGAAATGTTTCCATTTTACTGCAACAAGCATTTCAAAACTTAAAGCGAGGGCCAATTCAGAAATAATTtctgaaacaaaacaaaatactGTCATCTCTTCATTACAAGCTGTATTAGCTTTCCTTTGGATTGCAGTATTACGCGCTACAAGTAACTTACACACTAGTTTTGACGAAATTAAAGAGACTATGTTTGCATTTGCAGTAAATAACAAAACTAAGCTGATTCCTCCCTTGCCTGAAGCGTACTCTGGTAACTCAATAACCCATGTGAATGTAACCGCAACGGACGATGAAGTGCTCAAAAGAGGGTTTGGATTCTTAGCTTCGTTATTGAACAAGGTGGTTAACTCTATCAATGACGGAAAGATTAGAAGTACTTTTGAAACGATGACAAAGATACCTTTTATCATAAATGACGAGGCAGGAACTAGGAAGAAAGTTTTAATGGCGAGGAGTTCCCATAGGTTCAACATGTATGGAATTGATTTTGGTTGGGGTCGACCAATTGCAATCAAAACCGGTATTTCTGGAAAATCAAATGGAATGACAATTTTGAATGAAGGACCAGTTGAAGGAAGTATTGACATTGATATCAGCCTTCCAATTGAGGTTTTTGAGGCCATGGAAAATGATGCTGAATTCATGGAAGCCTTCTTATATTAA